The following coding sequences lie in one Musa acuminata AAA Group cultivar baxijiao chromosome BXJ1-8, Cavendish_Baxijiao_AAA, whole genome shotgun sequence genomic window:
- the LOC103994786 gene encoding uncharacterized protein LOC103994786 isoform X2, giving the protein MENCPVRVNTIGQLYTDCVSDRKSRFWQIDNQPNLSILPMHRVDCAPEILDLILSQNDPYNEPDSSNQVGFICGSPPVRTSNPVVHDVQFAKQAQSSASSPLGNSPRMKHAGIVETGSPTCGSSRGGSPKARIEGFACGSSEKQHVAPALA; this is encoded by the exons ATGGAGAACTGCCCGGTGAGAGTTAATACCATTGGACAACTATACACAGATTGCGTGTCTGATAGGAAATCAAGGTTTTGGCAAATTGATAACCAACCAAATCTCAG CATTTTGCCTATGCACAGAGTGGATTGTGCTCCAGAGATTCTTGATCTTATCCTGAGCCAG AATGACCCATACAATGAGCCAGACTCCAGCAACCAAGTGGGTTTCATCTGCGGCTCTCCTCCTGTACGCACAAGCAATCCAGTTGTCCATGATGTACAGTTTGCCAAACAAGCCCAGTCCTCAGCTTCTTCTCCACTTGGAAACTCTCCTCGCATGAAGCACGCTGGAATAGTTGAAACAGGGTCTCCGACCTGTGGGTCTTCTCGTGGAGGGAGCCCTAAAGCAAGAATTGAGGGATTCGCCTGTGGGAGCTCCGAGAAGCAACATGTTGCCCCGGCACTAGCATGA
- the LOC103994786 gene encoding uncharacterized protein LOC103994786 isoform X1, with translation MENCPVRVNTIGQLYTDCVSDRKSRFWQIDNQPNLRSDAICPQPRRAVKVPYLIHTFNGVISKPKGILPMHRVDCAPEILDLILSQNDPYNEPDSSNQVGFICGSPPVRTSNPVVHDVQFAKQAQSSASSPLGNSPRMKHAGIVETGSPTCGSSRGGSPKARIEGFACGSSEKQHVAPALA, from the exons ATGGAGAACTGCCCGGTGAGAGTTAATACCATTGGACAACTATACACAGATTGCGTGTCTGATAGGAAATCAAGGTTTTGGCAAATTGATAACCAACCAAATCTCAGGTCTGACGCCATTTGTCCTCAACCTCGTCGAGCTGTAAAAGTTCCTTATTTGATTCATACCTTCAATGGTGTCATTTCTAAGCCAAAGGG CATTTTGCCTATGCACAGAGTGGATTGTGCTCCAGAGATTCTTGATCTTATCCTGAGCCAG AATGACCCATACAATGAGCCAGACTCCAGCAACCAAGTGGGTTTCATCTGCGGCTCTCCTCCTGTACGCACAAGCAATCCAGTTGTCCATGATGTACAGTTTGCCAAACAAGCCCAGTCCTCAGCTTCTTCTCCACTTGGAAACTCTCCTCGCATGAAGCACGCTGGAATAGTTGAAACAGGGTCTCCGACCTGTGGGTCTTCTCGTGGAGGGAGCCCTAAAGCAAGAATTGAGGGATTCGCCTGTGGGAGCTCCGAGAAGCAACATGTTGCCCCGGCACTAGCATGA
- the LOC135587798 gene encoding probable protein S-acyltransferase 6, protein MQGNMYGSPLPLRMSESNRRIIEAGDPTKRLYQVWKGSNRFFLGGRLIFGPDVRSLMLTIPLIVVPVILFVLFVSHKLINEFQHHLGNFIVAFAVIFAAYDILVLFLTSGRDPGIVPRNARHPEPTDAGSVSPSLSAEWSGRYSTASTLPPTKDVFVNGIIVKVKYCNTCMLYRPPRCSHCSICNNCVERFDHHCPWVGQCIGRRNYRFFFMFVSSTTILCLYVFTFCWVNLTKIMGAYDCNLWRAVLKSPVSGMLIIYTFIGAWFVGGLTAFHLYLVCTNQTTYENFRYRYDGKMNPYNRGCIYNVKEVLFSGIPKSINNFRAKVTDDLSRFTTSHSLGRTVSTDMAKPNFDLEVGLKRHSVAAEEPGDIQNKFEIGALERCEARPPHSIWDTTDDVDALSVEFGMGGKWETQDVQHGYGERVKTRSNDHRVKIQHGY, encoded by the exons ATGCAAGGCAACATGTACGGGAGTCCACTTCCACTCCGTATGTCCGAATCGAATCGGAGGATAATCGAGGCAGGCGATCCAACCAAGCGGCTATATCAAGTGTGGAAAGGGAGCAAC AGATTTTTTCTGGGAGGGAGGCTTATATTTGGTCCAGATGTGAGATCTCTGATGCTCACAATACCTCTTATCGTAGTGCCGGTTATCCTCTTTGTGCTATTTGTTTCACACAAGCTGATTAATGAGTTCCAGCATCACTTGGGGAACTTCATAGTAGCTTTTGCTGTCATCTTTGCCGCATAT GACATTCTTGTGCTCTTTCTTACTTCCGGCAGAGACCCAGGAATTGTTCCTCGAAATGCGCGTCATCCTGAGCCAACAGACGCTGGTAGTGTCTCCCCCAGTTTATCCGCAGAGTGGTCAGGGCGCTACAGTACCGCCTCAACTTTGCCGCCGACCAAAGATGTCTTTGTGAATGGCATTATCGTCAAGGTCAAGTATTGCAATACATGCATGCTATATCGTCCCCCTCGTTGCTCCCATTGCTCGATCTGCAACAACTGTGTGGAGCGCTTTGATCACCATTGTCCCTGGGTTGGGCAGTGCATTGGAAGG AGGAACTATCGTTTCTTTTTTATGTTCGTGTCCTCCACAACCATCCTGTGTCTGTATGTCTTCACCTTCTGCTGGGTCAACCTCACAAAGATCATGGGGGCCTATGATTGCAATCTCTGGCGAGCTGTTCTGAAATCACCTGTTTCCGGCATGCTCATCATCTACACATTCATAGGAGCTTGGTTCGTCGGAGGCTTGACTGCCTTCCACCTTTACTTAGTCTGCACCAACCAG ACAACATATGAGAACTTCCGATACCGGTACGATGGCAAAATGAACCCTTACAACCGTGGCTGCATCTATAACGTCAAGGAGGTCCTCTTCTCGGGGATTCCCAAGTCCATAAACAACTTCAGAGCAAAGGTGACAGATGACTTATCTCGATTCACCACATCACATTCTCTAGGGCGAACCGTGAGCACAGACATGGCGAAGCCAAACTTCGACCTCGAGGTTGGCTTGAAGAGGCACTCTGTGGCCGCAGAGGAGCCCGGAGACATACAGAACAAGTTCGAGATCGGCGCGTTAGAGAGATGCGAAGCGCGGCCACCGCACTCGATCTGGGATACAACAGATGACGTTGATGCACTGTCCGTTGAGTTCGGAATGGGAGGCAAATGGGAGACACAAGATGTGCAGCATGGATACGGCGAGAGAGTAAAGACTCGGAGTAATGATCACAGAGTGAAGATTCAGCATGGATATTGA